From a single Staphylococcus epidermidis genomic region:
- the hemB gene encoding porphobilinogen synthase yields the protein MKFDRHRRLRSSKTMRDLVRETHVRKEDLIYPIFVVEQDDIKSEIKSLPGIYQISLNLLHEEIKEAYDLGIRAIMFFGVPNDKDDIGSGAYDHNGVVQEATRISKNLYKDLLIVADTCLCEYTDHGHCGVIDDHTHDVDNDKSLPLLVKTAISQVEAGADIIAPSNMMDGFVAEIREGLDQAGYQNIPIMSYGIKYASSFFGPFRDAADSAPSFGDRKTYQMDPANRLEALRELESDLKEGCDMMIVKPSLSYLDIIRDVKNNTNVPVVAYNVSGEYSMTKAAALNGWIDEEKIVMEQMISMKRAGADLIITYFAKDICRYLDK from the coding sequence ATGAAATTTGATAGACATAGAAGATTGCGTTCATCTAAGACAATGCGTGATTTAGTAAGAGAAACTCATGTTAGAAAAGAAGATTTAATATATCCAATATTTGTAGTTGAGCAAGATGATATAAAAAGTGAAATTAAATCACTACCAGGCATATACCAAATTAGTTTAAATTTATTGCATGAAGAGATTAAAGAGGCATATGATTTAGGTATTAGAGCAATCATGTTCTTCGGTGTGCCAAATGACAAAGACGACATTGGATCTGGTGCATATGATCATAATGGAGTTGTTCAAGAAGCGACACGAATATCTAAGAATTTATATAAGGATTTACTTATTGTTGCAGATACTTGTCTTTGTGAATACACAGACCACGGACACTGTGGCGTTATTGACGATCATACGCATGATGTAGACAATGATAAATCACTTCCATTACTTGTAAAAACAGCTATTTCTCAAGTTGAAGCTGGAGCTGACATCATTGCTCCAAGTAATATGATGGATGGTTTTGTTGCTGAAATTCGTGAAGGCCTTGATCAAGCGGGATATCAAAATATTCCTATCATGAGTTATGGTATTAAATATGCATCAAGCTTTTTCGGTCCATTCAGAGATGCTGCAGATTCAGCACCTTCTTTTGGGGATAGAAAAACCTATCAAATGGATCCTGCAAACCGTTTAGAGGCATTAAGAGAATTGGAAAGTGATCTTAAAGAAGGTTGCGATATGATGATAGTTAAACCATCTTTAAGTTATCTAGATATTATTAGAGATGTAAAAAATAATACGAACGTGCCAGTCGTAGCATACAACGTTAGTGGAGAATATAGTATGACAAAAGCAGCAGCGTTAAATGGTTGGATAGATGAAGAGAAAATTGTTATGGAACAAATGATATCTATGAAACGTGCAGGTGCTGATTTAATAATTACTTATTTTGCAAAAGATATCTGTCGTTATTTAGATAAATAG
- the ccsA gene encoding cytochrome c biogenesis protein produces the protein MQETLLIRFHEIILMIYLFSIICYFVDFINKNYKTRTVGFYSLGIVWVLQTISLSIFFIHTKQVPLGSIFDVFFSLTWIIISISLILNLIKVMNFSVFFLNLIGFILMSLNTFQPEHYQTQIQQIAVINELLLVHIALAVLSYAFFAIAFVNSLLYIIQYRNLKEKNFDQNYFRIGSVATLETIVFYSTLVAWIILILSTILGAQWGIFAVGKQIFIDPKVIFSTIITLLYGVYIFIRIKKWISQRNLIYFNIILFCLCMINLFFLTHFR, from the coding sequence ATGCAAGAAACCCTGTTAATTCGATTTCATGAAATCATATTAATGATTTATCTGTTTAGTATTATATGTTACTTTGTTGATTTCATTAATAAAAATTATAAGACTAGAACTGTAGGTTTTTATTCATTAGGGATTGTTTGGGTTTTACAAACAATCTCTTTGTCTATTTTTTTTATTCATACTAAACAAGTGCCACTAGGTTCTATATTTGACGTTTTTTTCTCTTTAACTTGGATTATTATATCAATTTCGTTGATATTGAATTTGATTAAAGTAATGAATTTTTCTGTTTTTTTCCTTAATTTGATTGGATTTATCCTAATGAGTTTAAATACTTTTCAGCCTGAACATTATCAAACGCAAATTCAACAAATTGCAGTAATTAATGAATTATTACTTGTTCATATAGCACTTGCAGTATTAAGTTATGCATTTTTTGCAATCGCATTTGTAAATTCATTACTCTACATTATTCAATATCGAAATTTAAAGGAGAAAAATTTCGATCAAAATTACTTTAGAATTGGTAGTGTTGCTACTTTAGAAACCATCGTTTTCTATTCAACACTTGTTGCATGGATTATCCTTATATTAAGTACGATTTTAGGTGCACAATGGGGTATCTTTGCAGTCGGTAAACAAATATTTATAGATCCAAAAGTAATATTTTCAACAATTATTACTTTATTATATGGTGTTTATATTTTCATTAGAATAAAAAAATGGATATCACAAAGAAATCTTATCTACTTTAACATTATATTATTTTGTTTGTGTATGATTAATTTATTCTTTTTAACTCATTTTAGATAA
- the hemA gene encoding glutamyl-tRNA reductase, translating into MHFVAISINHRTADVTLREQVAFRDDALRLAHEDLYETKAILENVILSTCNRTEVYAIVDQVHTGRYYIQRFLARSFGFEVDDIKDMSEVKVGDDAVEHLLRVTSGLDSIVLGETQILGQMRDAFFLAQNTGTTGTIFNHLFKQAITFAKKAHSETDIADNAVSVSYAAVELAKKVFGKLKSKHAVVIGAGEMGELSLLNLLGSGISNVTIVNRTLSKAKILAEKHNVSYDSLSALPSLLETTDIVISSTSAEDYIITNSMVKTISETRKLDSLVLIDIAVPRDIEPGIDAITNIFNYDVDDLKDLVDANLRERQLAAETIAGQIPEEIDSHNEWVNMLGVVPVIRALREKAMNIQAETMESIDRKLPDLSERERKVISKHTKSIINQMLKDPIKQAKELSTDKKSNEKLELFQNIFDIEAEDPREKAKLEKESRAKEILAHRIFSFE; encoded by the coding sequence ATGCATTTTGTTGCAATTAGCATAAATCATCGAACAGCTGATGTAACATTAAGAGAGCAAGTTGCTTTTAGAGATGATGCCTTACGATTAGCACATGAAGATTTATATGAAACTAAAGCAATTTTAGAAAATGTCATTTTATCTACATGTAATCGTACTGAAGTATACGCTATTGTTGATCAAGTTCATACAGGACGTTATTATATACAAAGATTTTTAGCGCGCTCTTTTGGATTTGAGGTAGATGATATTAAAGATATGTCGGAAGTTAAAGTGGGGGACGATGCAGTTGAACATTTATTGCGTGTCACTTCTGGCTTAGATTCAATTGTGCTTGGTGAAACACAAATTTTAGGACAAATGCGCGATGCATTTTTCTTAGCGCAAAATACTGGTACAACTGGAACGATTTTTAATCATTTATTTAAACAAGCGATTACTTTTGCTAAAAAAGCACACAGTGAAACAGACATTGCAGATAATGCTGTGAGTGTTTCTTATGCTGCTGTTGAATTAGCTAAAAAGGTATTTGGAAAATTAAAAAGTAAACATGCTGTCGTTATTGGAGCAGGGGAAATGGGTGAATTATCACTCTTAAATCTTTTAGGTTCTGGAATTTCAAATGTAACAATTGTTAATCGGACATTATCTAAAGCTAAAATTTTAGCCGAAAAACACAATGTTTCATATGATTCACTTTCAGCATTACCATCTTTATTAGAAACAACGGACATAGTAATTAGTTCTACAAGTGCTGAAGACTATATCATCACTAATTCTATGGTGAAAACAATTTCAGAAACTAGAAAACTGGATTCATTAGTTCTGATTGATATTGCGGTTCCACGAGACATTGAACCAGGGATTGATGCAATTACAAATATTTTTAATTATGATGTTGATGATTTGAAAGATTTGGTAGATGCCAATTTAAGAGAACGTCAATTAGCTGCTGAAACTATTGCAGGACAAATACCTGAGGAGATTGATTCACACAACGAATGGGTTAATATGCTTGGTGTTGTACCTGTAATCAGAGCTTTACGTGAAAAAGCTATGAATATCCAAGCAGAAACTATGGAAAGTATTGATCGTAAATTGCCAGATCTCTCTGAAAGAGAACGTAAAGTCATTTCGAAACATACAAAAAGTATTATCAATCAAATGTTAAAAGATCCTATCAAACAGGCTAAGGAATTAAGTACTGATAAAAAAAGTAATGAAAAATTAGAGCTATTTCAAAACATATTTGATATTGAAGCCGAAGATCCTCGTGAAAAAGCAAAGTTAGAAAAAGAGAGTAGAGCAAAGGAAATCTTAGCGCATCGAATATTTAGTTTTGAATAA
- a CDS encoding AbrB family transcriptional regulator, translating into MKRNFINNLIILLIAIMLSLLLKMLHVILPFMFGPILAALLCVKVLKLKIRWPFWLSQIGLILLGVQIGSTFTQQVIKDISKNWLTIVFVTILLILLALIIAFFFKKIAQVNLETAILSVIPGALSQMLVMAEENKKANILVVSLTQTSRVIFVVILVPLISYFFQDNHHEMNHTTMEVPTLSQTLNIWQIIILFSMVGIIYIGMSKINFPTKQLLAPIIVLIIWNMTTHLTFSLDHWLLATAQLIYMIRIGLQIANLMSDLKGRIAIAIAFQNIMLIVTTFIMIIGIHLITNESINELFLGAAPGGMSQIVLVAMATGADVAMISSYHIFRIFFILFVIAPLIGYFINVKLNNK; encoded by the coding sequence TTGAAGCGGAATTTTATTAATAATTTAATCATATTATTAATTGCTATTATGTTAAGTCTGTTATTAAAAATGTTACATGTGATTTTGCCATTTATGTTTGGACCAATATTAGCGGCGTTATTATGTGTAAAAGTATTAAAATTAAAAATACGATGGCCATTTTGGTTGAGTCAAATTGGTTTAATACTACTTGGAGTTCAAATTGGCTCTACCTTCACACAACAAGTGATTAAAGACATAAGTAAAAATTGGCTAACTATCGTTTTTGTCACTATCCTACTAATTTTATTAGCTTTGATAATTGCATTCTTTTTTAAGAAAATTGCACAAGTAAATTTAGAAACTGCAATTTTAAGTGTTATACCAGGTGCGCTAAGCCAAATGTTAGTGATGGCAGAAGAAAATAAGAAAGCAAATATATTAGTTGTGAGTTTAACACAGACATCACGTGTAATATTTGTTGTTATTTTAGTACCACTTATTTCGTATTTTTTTCAGGATAACCATCATGAAATGAATCATACTACAATGGAAGTACCCACACTTTCTCAGACTTTAAATATATGGCAAATAATCATCTTATTCTCAATGGTGGGAATCATCTATATAGGAATGTCAAAAATTAACTTCCCCACTAAACAATTATTAGCACCTATAATAGTTTTAATTATATGGAATATGACAACACATTTAACATTTTCACTAGATCATTGGTTGTTAGCCACAGCGCAACTTATTTATATGATACGTATTGGATTACAGATTGCCAACTTAATGAGTGATTTAAAGGGAAGAATTGCAATAGCAATAGCCTTTCAAAATATAATGCTCATAGTCACAACGTTTATAATGATAATAGGAATACATTTGATTACTAATGAATCCATCAATGAATTGTTTTTAGGAGCAGCACCAGGAGGTATGAGTCAAATAGTTTTAGTGGCTATGGCTACTGGAGCTGATGTAGCGATGATTTCAAGCTATCACATTTTTAGAATATTTTTTATATTATTTGTCATTGCGCCACTAATTGGTTATTTTATTAATGTTAAATTAAATAATAAATGA
- a CDS encoding uroporphyrinogen-III synthase gives MKPVIVMTQTNEVHSHLVDIIHKPFIQLKQLHFNEKLLDHSYDWLIFSSKNAVKYFYPYLKNVKVKKVAVIGDKTAQYCNELGISVDFVPRDFSQEGFLDEFKISEQHLLLPSSEKARPKLVQQLSKYNEVVKIDLYRPVPNFKNISQVKSLVRKHQIDAVTFSSSSAVEFYFKEDNVPEFDHYFAIGKQTARTILKFNTSVKVANKQTLDSLIDKIIESREQNEI, from the coding sequence ATGAAACCAGTTATAGTTATGACGCAGACGAATGAAGTTCATAGTCATTTAGTTGATATTATCCATAAGCCTTTTATCCAACTAAAACAACTTCATTTTAATGAAAAATTGCTTGATCATAGCTACGACTGGCTTATTTTTTCGTCTAAAAACGCAGTAAAATACTTTTATCCTTATTTAAAAAACGTTAAAGTTAAAAAGGTAGCTGTTATAGGTGATAAGACAGCTCAGTATTGTAATGAATTAGGTATTAGTGTCGACTTTGTGCCACGTGATTTTTCTCAAGAAGGCTTTTTGGACGAGTTTAAGATTAGCGAACAACATTTATTGTTGCCCTCAAGTGAAAAAGCACGTCCTAAATTAGTTCAACAATTGAGCAAATATAATGAAGTCGTTAAAATTGATTTATATAGACCAGTACCGAATTTTAAAAATATAAGTCAAGTTAAGTCTCTTGTTAGAAAACATCAAATAGACGCAGTGACTTTTTCTAGTTCCTCTGCAGTTGAATTTTATTTCAAAGAGGACAATGTGCCTGAATTTGATCATTATTTTGCTATCGGTAAGCAAACTGCTAGGACCATTTTAAAATTCAATACATCTGTAAAAGTGGCAAATAAACAAACATTAGATTCACTTATTGATAAAATAATAGAAAGTAGGGAACAAAATGAAATTTGA
- the hemL gene encoding glutamate-1-semialdehyde 2,1-aminomutase yields MSFEKSIKAMEQAEKLMPGGVNSPVRAFKSVDTPAIFMDHGEGSKIYDIDGNEYIDYVLSWGPLILGHKNQQVISKLHEAVDKGTSFGASTLQENKLAELVIDRVPSIEKVRMVSSGTEATLDTLRLARGYTGRNKIIKFEGCYHGHSDSLLIKAGSGVATLGLPDSPGVPEGIAKNTITVPYNDLDSLKLAFEKYGDDIAGVIVEPVAGNMGVVPPVNGFLQGLRDITNEYGALLIFDEVMTGFRVGYNCAQGYFGVTPDLTCLGKVIGGGLPVGAFGGKKEIMDYIAPVGTIYQAGTLSGNPLAMTSGYETLSQLTPESYEYFNSLGDILEKGLKEVFAKHNVPITVNRAGSMIGYFLNEGPVTNFEEANKSDLKLFSNMYREMAKEGVFLPPSQFEGTFLSTAHTKDDIEKTIQAFDNALSRIV; encoded by the coding sequence ATGAGTTTTGAAAAATCTATTAAAGCAATGGAGCAAGCTGAGAAATTAATGCCTGGCGGTGTTAACAGTCCCGTAAGAGCATTTAAATCAGTAGACACACCAGCTATTTTTATGGATCATGGTGAAGGATCTAAAATATATGATATTGATGGAAATGAATACATTGATTATGTGCTAAGTTGGGGCCCATTAATTCTGGGACATAAAAATCAACAAGTTATATCCAAATTACATGAAGCAGTAGATAAAGGTACAAGCTTCGGCGCTTCAACACTTCAAGAAAATAAACTTGCTGAACTTGTGATTGACCGTGTACCTTCAATTGAAAAAGTAAGAATGGTTTCCTCAGGAACTGAAGCTACTTTAGACACACTTCGTTTAGCTAGGGGTTATACAGGACGTAATAAAATTATAAAATTTGAAGGGTGTTATCATGGACACAGTGATTCTTTATTGATTAAAGCAGGATCAGGTGTTGCAACACTAGGTTTACCTGATTCACCAGGCGTCCCTGAAGGTATTGCTAAAAACACTATCACGGTGCCATATAATGATTTAGATTCACTTAAATTAGCGTTCGAAAAATATGGCGATGATATTGCTGGTGTTATTGTTGAACCGGTTGCTGGAAATATGGGTGTAGTGCCTCCAGTGAATGGATTTCTACAAGGTTTAAGAGATATTACTAATGAATATGGAGCATTACTTATATTTGATGAAGTGATGACTGGTTTCCGTGTAGGTTATAATTGTGCGCAAGGATACTTTGGTGTAACACCTGATTTAACTTGCTTAGGAAAAGTGATAGGTGGAGGTTTACCCGTTGGAGCTTTTGGTGGTAAAAAAGAAATTATGGATTACATTGCTCCTGTTGGGACTATTTATCAAGCTGGCACACTTTCAGGTAATCCTTTAGCAATGACTAGTGGTTATGAAACATTGAGTCAACTTACTCCTGAATCTTATGAGTATTTTAATTCTCTAGGAGATATACTTGAAAAAGGATTAAAAGAGGTATTTGCTAAGCATAATGTTCCAATCACAGTAAATCGCGCTGGTTCAATGATTGGTTACTTCTTAAATGAGGGGCCTGTAACAAATTTTGAGGAAGCAAATAAAAGTGATTTAAAATTATTTAGTAATATGTATAGAGAAATGGCTAAGGAAGGTGTTTTCCTACCACCTTCACAATTTGAAGGAACATTTTTATCAACTGCACATACTAAAGATGATATTGAGAAAACTATCCAAGCATTTGATAATGCATTAAGTCGTATTGTGTGA
- the yihA gene encoding ribosome biogenesis GTP-binding protein YihA/YsxC, translating into MNINFNNINLIISAVKKAQYPDTGLTEVALSGRSNVGKSTFINSMIGRKNMARTSQQPGKTQTLNFYNIDEQLIFVDVPGYGYAKVSKVQREKFGKMIEEYITQRENLKLVIQLVDLRHQPTEDDVLMYNYLKHFDIPTLVICTKEDKIAKGKVQKHIKRIKDKLELESGDNIISYSSIKNSKQQEIWNFIETYI; encoded by the coding sequence ATGAATATAAATTTTAATAATATTAACTTAATTATAAGTGCTGTAAAAAAAGCACAGTATCCTGACACTGGATTAACAGAAGTAGCGTTAAGTGGACGCTCAAATGTAGGGAAATCTACATTTATTAATAGTATGATTGGGCGTAAAAATATGGCGAGAACGTCACAACAACCTGGTAAGACACAGACATTGAATTTCTATAATATAGATGAACAACTTATTTTTGTTGATGTACCAGGATATGGATACGCTAAAGTAAGTAAAGTTCAACGAGAAAAATTTGGTAAAATGATTGAAGAATATATTACACAACGAGAGAATTTAAAACTTGTTATTCAACTTGTCGATTTAAGACATCAACCTACTGAAGATGATGTGCTTATGTACAATTATCTTAAACATTTTGATATACCAACACTTGTAATATGTACTAAAGAAGATAAAATTGCCAAAGGAAAAGTACAAAAGCATATCAAAAGAATAAAAGACAAATTAGAATTAGAATCTGGAGATAATATTATAAGTTATTCTTCAATTAAAAATAGTAAACAGCAAGAAATTTGGAACTTTATTGAAACATATATATAA
- a CDS encoding DNA-3-methyladenine glycosylase I produces MNECAFNTTDPIYIEYHDYYWGQPIYDSKELFKLMALESQHAGLSWLTILKKKESYEQAFYNFEPQFIAHMTEQDIDYLMKFPNIIHNRKKLEAIVSQAKGYLKIEKDYGSFSKFLWSYVNHQPINMGYKKPRDRKKVDQRATQLSKDLKAYGFKFLGPVTVFSFLEAAGLYDSHLEGCPFKPNHE; encoded by the coding sequence ATGAATGAATGTGCTTTTAACACAACTGATCCTATCTATATAGAGTATCATGATTATTATTGGGGACAACCAATCTATGATAGCAAAGAATTATTTAAGCTAATGGCTCTTGAATCACAACATGCAGGATTATCATGGTTGACAATATTAAAGAAAAAAGAATCGTATGAACAGGCATTTTACAACTTTGAACCTCAATTTATCGCACATATGACTGAACAGGATATTGATTATTTAATGAAATTCCCAAACATTATTCATAATCGTAAAAAGTTAGAAGCAATTGTGAGCCAAGCGAAGGGATATTTAAAAATTGAAAAAGACTATGGTAGTTTTAGTAAATTTTTATGGTCTTATGTAAATCATCAACCCATAAATATGGGTTATAAAAAACCTAGAGATCGTAAAAAAGTTGATCAAAGAGCTACTCAATTATCAAAAGATTTAAAAGCATATGGTTTTAAATTTTTAGGTCCAGTAACCGTGTTCTCATTCTTAGAAGCTGCTGGATTGTATGACTCACATCTTGAAGGATGTCCTTTCAAACCAAATCATGAGTGA
- the hemC gene encoding hydroxymethylbilane synthase, with product MRKLIVGSRRSKLALTQSQQFIDKLKFIDPSLDIEIKEIVTKGDKIVDKQLSKVGGKGLFVKEIQNELFNKEIDMAIHSLKDVPSMIPDGLTLGCIPDREIPFDAYIAKNHIPLQELSEGSIVGTSSLRRGAQILSKYPHLKIKWIRGNIDTRLKKLETEDYDAIILAAAGLKRMGWSDNIVTTYLDRDILLPAIGQGALGIECRSDDKELLDLLSKVHNHDVAQCVTAERTFLSEMDGSCQVPIGGYATIAQDNQIEFTGLIMSPDGKERYEHTALGTDPVKLGIEVSQVLKKQGAYDIIKKLNEAE from the coding sequence ATGCGTAAATTAATTGTTGGGTCGCGAAGAAGTAAATTAGCGCTAACACAAAGTCAACAATTTATAGATAAATTAAAATTTATCGATCCGTCTTTGGATATTGAAATAAAAGAAATTGTAACTAAAGGCGACAAAATTGTAGATAAACAATTATCCAAAGTTGGAGGTAAAGGACTTTTTGTTAAGGAAATCCAAAATGAATTATTTAATAAAGAGATAGATATGGCGATTCATTCTCTAAAAGATGTACCAAGTATGATTCCTGACGGTCTTACCTTAGGATGTATTCCTGACAGAGAAATTCCTTTTGATGCCTATATAGCAAAAAATCATATACCATTACAAGAATTGTCTGAGGGCAGCATTGTAGGTACAAGTTCTTTACGTCGTGGCGCTCAAATTTTATCAAAATACCCACATTTAAAAATTAAGTGGATTCGTGGAAACATTGATACTCGATTAAAAAAATTAGAGACTGAAGATTATGATGCTATTATATTAGCTGCTGCTGGATTAAAACGCATGGGTTGGTCAGATAATATTGTTACGACTTATCTTGATCGAGATATATTACTGCCAGCTATAGGGCAGGGTGCACTTGGTATTGAGTGTAGGAGTGATGACAAAGAACTTTTAGATTTACTATCTAAAGTACACAATCATGATGTAGCACAATGTGTGACTGCTGAACGTACTTTTCTATCAGAAATGGATGGCAGTTGTCAGGTTCCTATAGGTGGATATGCAACAATTGCTCAAGATAACCAAATTGAATTTACAGGACTGATTATGTCTCCAGATGGTAAGGAAAGATATGAGCATACAGCATTGGGTACTGATCCTGTAAAATTGGGTATAGAAGTGAGTCAAGTACTTAAAAAACAAGGTGCTTATGACATAATTAAAAAATTAAACGAAGCAGAATAA